From Aegilops tauschii subsp. strangulata cultivar AL8/78 chromosome 5, Aet v6.0, whole genome shotgun sequence:
TGCTCGCACACATGATCATGGAGACAATGCTGCTCTGTTCCTTTATTACTTAGTATTGTGATAGTTTAACTTGCAGGTGCTCTTTTAGGTTAGTGTACTGAAGTAACTATACTTattcatgtgtgtgtgtgtgtgtgtgtgtgtgtgtgtgtttgtatGGAGGGTTAATTGGAGTCTTAGTTTTCTAAATGCTGTCATTCCAGCAATTTGACCGTGTGCACATGGAAACCGACTCCATTTTTACTTGCCTTGAGTACCTGTGCACTATGTATCATGCTAGTTTGGAACAAAATGCATTCTGGTGGTAATACCAAGTTTGGTGTATTAATGTGGCGGTGCGTTTGTTCCACAGATTAGCAAGAACCAAGACTTGGGTGCTGAGGAGCTAGGGAATGGGAAGAGTGATTATGTTTGTTTGAAtagctccggggatgaggtcggaGGTGGATTTGGTGCCGTTCAAGACAAGGACATGATGGAGCCGCTCGGGGTTCCTTGCATGGTGGAGATATTACAGTTCCTGTGCTCCCTCTTGAACATAGCTGAAGACATGGATGTGAGCCAAAGGATGAATGGTATTGATTATGATGAGGACGTGCCCCTCTTTGCTCTGGGGTTGATAAATTCTGCCATTGAGTTGTCAGCTTCGTCCATCCACAGGCACCCAAAGTTGCTGGCTTTTGTACAGGATGAACTGTTCCACAATCTAATGCAGTTTGGCTTGTCAATGAGCCCCCTGATTCTGTCGACAGTGTGCAGCACTGTTTTTACTCTCTTCTACCATTTACGTCAGGAACTTAAGTTGCAAATTGAGGCTTTCTTCTCGTGTGTGATCCTAAGATTAGCCCAGGGTAGATATGGAGCTAGTTATCAGCAGCAGGAAGTCGCCCTGGAGGCTCTAGTGGATTTCTGTCGGCAGAAAGAGTTTATGGCTGAGATGTATGCAAACATGGACTGTGATCTACAGTGTTCAAATGTTTTTGAAGACCTAGCTAATCTTCTGTCTAGAAGTGCATTCCCTGTAAACAGTCCGTTGTCTGCATTGAATGTCCTTGCATTGGATGGTTTGGTTGCTGTCATTCAGGCGATAGCAGAGAGGACTGATCATGCACATCAGCATCATGGGCAGACAGTGCCAGAAATAAGTGAATATTTTCCTTTTTGGCAGTTGAAGTGTGAGGGCAGTAATGATCCTGATCAATGGGTTAGATTCGTTCACCAGCAAAAAAGCATCAAGAGAAAGCTAATGGTTGGTGTTGAGCATTTCAATAGGGACAAAAAGAAGGGCTTTGAGTACCTGCAAGGTGTCCACCTATTGCCTGAAAAACTTGATCCACGAAGTGTTGCTCTGTTCTTTCGGTACACACCTGGATTGGACAAGAACCTTCTTGGGGAATACCTTGGGAATCATGATGAGTTCTCTATTCTGGTACTTCACGAATTTTCTAAAACCTTTGACTTCGAGGATATGAACTTGGACGCTGCCCTAAGGCTCTTCTTGGAAACTTTCCGGCTGCCTGGTGAGTCACAAAAGATACAGCGGATTCTGGAGGCCTTCTCTGAGAGGTATTATGAACAGTCACCACACATGTTTGTTAATAGGGATGCTGCTCTGGTGCTGTCGTATTCAGTAATTATGCTCAACACAGATCAACACAATGTAAGGGTTAAGAAGAAGATGACTGAAGAAGACTTTATCAGGAACAATCGCCGTATCAATGGTGGGAATGATCTTCCGAGGGAGTTCTTGTCGGAGCTGTTTTATTCTATATGTCGGAATGAGATCAAAACCATTCCCGAGCAAGGAGCTGGATGCTCTGAGATGTCTTACAGCCGCTGGGTCGATCTGATGTGGAAGTCAAAGAGGACATCAGTGTATATTGCTTGTGACTCCTACCCTTTTCTTGATAATGACATGTTCCCTATCATGGCTGGACCATCAGTTGCTGCTATCTCCGTGGTTTTTGATAATGTTGAGCATGAGGAGATTCTTACAGGATGCATTGATGGTTTTCTATCTGTAGCAAAGCTGGCTGCATTCTATCATCTCGATGATGTATTGAATGATCTTGTTGTGGGTCTATGTAAGTTCACCACTTTGTTGAACAATTCATATGTTGATGACCCTGTAATAGCTTTTGGGGTGGATACCAAGGCTAGAATGGCAACAGAGGCGGTCTTCACAATTGCAACTACTTATGGTGATCATATACGGAGTGGATGGAGGAATATAGTAGATTGCATTTTAAGGTTGCACAAGATAGGCCTTCTTCCGGGTCGCCTCACTGGCGATACAGGTGACGATCAGGAGTCGTCTTCAGATTCATTGCCTAGCAAGCTTGGTTCATATGCAGTTGCACCTCAAGCCTTACCAATCAACACCCCTAAAAAAACATATGGGCTGATGGGGAGGTTTAGCCAACTACTGTACTTAGATGCTGAAGAACCAAGGTCCCAACCAACTGAGGAGCAACTGGCAGCTCAGAGGAATGCTTTGGAGACCGTAAAGAAATGCCAAATAGGTACCATCTTCACCGAGAGTAAATTCTTACAAGCTGACTCACTCTCAAATCTAGCAAGAGCCCTCATTCAGGCAGCAGGCCGACCTCAGAGGATAACCAGCTCGCTTGATGATGAAGGCACGGCAGTGTTCTGCTTAGAGCTCCTAATTACTGTCACATTAAATAACAGAGACAGGATTGTGCTTTTGTGGCAGGGTGTTTATGAGCACATAACCCATATCGTTCAGTCCACAGTGATGCCTTGCAATCTGGTGGAGAAGGCTGTGTTCGGGCTCCTGCACATCTGCCAGAGGCTGCTTCCTTATAAGGAGAATCTGGTAGATGACTTACTGAGGTCACTGCAGCTGATTTTGAAACTTGATGCTCGTGTAGCTGATGCTTACTGTGAGAACATCACGTTGGAGGTCACACGACTTGTGAAGGCCAATGCAACCCATATCAAATCTCAGATGGGCTGGCGAACTATAATTTCCTTACTCTGCGTCACCGCTCGCCATCCTGATGCTTCTGATGCTGGCTTTGAAGCTCTGGTTTTCATCATGTCTGAGGGAGCACACCTCTCACCTGCCAACTTTATCGTTTCTGTGGAGGCCTCAAGGCAGTTTGCAGAATCTCGGCTTGGGTCTGCAGAGAGATCTATCCATGCCTTGAACCTAATGGCTGACTCGGTAAATTGCCTTACACGCTGGTCACGTGAGGTCAAGGAAGCTGGTGGCGAGGCAGACAGGATATTGGAAGGCATCGCTGAGATGTGGCTGCGGCTAGTGCAGGCATTGAGGAAGGTGTGCACGGATCAGAGGGAGGAAGTGAGGAACCATGCGCTGTTATGTTTGCACAGATGCTTAATAGTTGATGGAATATCAGTCTCCTCTTCTGCATGGTTGATGTCCTTTGATATTATCTTCCAGTTGCTTGACGAGTTGTTGGAGATTGCTCAGAGTTACTCACCGAAGGATTTCAGAAACATGGAGGTGTCCCTCTTGCATGCCGTGAAACTGTTGTGCAAGGTGTTCTTGCAGTCACTTAAAGACTTGTCTGCACAGAGCAGTTTCAGCAAGCTGTGGTTGGAAGTCCTCGACATGATAGAGAAGTTCATGAAAGTGAAACTGAGAGGGAGGAGGACTGAGAAGCTACATGAGGCAATCCCTGAGCTACTGAAGAACATACTGCTGGTGATGAAAGCAAATGgtgtactgtcaaagacaagtgCCAGCGAGGAGAACACGTTGTGGGAAGCAACATGGCTTCAAGTCAACAAGGTGGCGCCATCGCTGCAGCCAGAGGTTTTCCCTGACAACGAAAGCGACTCCGCAGCAGAAGGCGAGCAGAGCAAGCCGGAGAGTTCAGCACAGGAGGGCCAAACTGCCGAGCAATAGGCCCAAACTGCTGAACGTCGAATCCGACCTTCCAGCAATTTTCGGCGGAGCTATACACAGACGCCTGGCTGCGCTCTCGGTGGACATTAGGGAGGGAGAGCAAGCTGGTGTATTGTAATTTTTTAGTCCATAATAATTGGCTTTTTTTGGGTTATTGACGTGGATGTTGCCACTCTGAGGTTTTATTGTTGCAACACCTGAGGAAAATTGTATGATAGGGTATATCGCAGCAGTTACAGGATTTCCCCCCAGCACCCGCATTGTTACATTTGTTACAGATGTGAATAGGTGGATGAGGTAGCAAAACTCCATGGATTTTTAGCATACTGTGCAAGTGCTGGATGCATGTCAACTTTTTTCTTGCATCTATTATTACAAGCTGTAATCACACAAGATATTTACTGTACATTATTTGGTGCAAGCATGCATCCACTGCATATTGAGTGAATTGGGTTGAACATGGCTTGAGGATTTCTGTAGGATCTGGAATACATGGTAACCTTTTCGCCTTGATTGGTCGACATATATGGTTGTAGGCCTATTTGTTTGACAATCATATCGAAAATTCTACAGCGTGAATGTGTAACTGATGATATTCTATTTCTCTAACAAAAGCTTATTTATATGAGTATTATGTTGAGACCCAGGCGCATGTTATTCTCTTTTGATCAAACCAGGGTATGAGACGCAGTCTTGGCGTCTGTTTGGATATTCAATCTAAAGCCACACACATATTCTGGTAATCAACAGACTTGCAGAAGTAGTTGTATTCTAGCTATCCCGAAAGGTTTTGAATGAGAAGTTGAAATATATGCATGGTGTTCATGTATCATGTTATAACTTGCAATTTTCATGATAAAGGTGCATAAATAGATGGGTCATCATTTTTATGTGACCATGATTCTCATGCATGCATGATAATAAATTGATTTTTTTCCAGAGTACGTAAATTACTATCATAGCTTTAtataagaaaggaaaaatgtaCAAGATAAAAGTGCATCACAGCCACAGCTTGGCTGAAGGCAAAGTAATAAGACTCCAAATCCAAATACAGGACCTACTCCTCACAAAAGATCACTCATTCCTCTCCCTCCTGCCAAAGCCCACATTCTGAGCTCCTCAAAGATACTCATCACGCCGCACTAACCGTGCCTGATGCATTGCGAAACACATAATAAAACACTACTtcctctgtaaacaaatataagagcgtttagatcactaatttagtgatctaaacgctcttatatttctttacagagagAGTATTTGTTTTCAACACACGGTACGAATAGAGCCATATTTTTACAAGGTTTGACTTGGGACGAATCTAAGATGCACCATTTTTTGTCTTGAAAAAGCCCACCATGTATTAATTAACTTAAAACATTCGTACAATCATTCATTACAAATTTTGCCATGCAGGGCGGAACAGAATTAAGATGCACCATATTTTGGCACAGAGGAAGTTTTAtttttattcttgttctaggtaaagcaaatgtgtgcgtagagttgtatcggtggccGATAGAACTTATTtgtcgaagaaggctacaaatgatcccctatacttgtgggttatcacatcgTCGTAGCCGTCCATTCCGTCGCCACCGCCGCTGGAGGGACCCGTGCCGTCGCCGTCATTGTCGTTCTCGTTCCTCCAACGGCGGAAGGGCGTCGTAGGGCCGCGACAGCCTTGTCCGGCGACTGCCTGCCGCTTGCGAAGGAGCCTCTCCACCTCTTGTTGCGTGGTGCGAAGGGCCGCCTTGGCCACTATCGACACCGTCGGCGGAGCCCTTGCAGCGGCCTTGCCCCTGCCGGCATTGGCGGAGCAGTCGCTAAGCGACCACTCGTCGCCACTCGCCAATCTTGGTGAGCTCGCTGTCGAGGTGGCGCCTGGCAGCCGTCTTTGCGATTGGGATGTATCGATCACGCGCCCAGGAGGCGGCGAGGTACGTGTCGTGGTtgtgtcacggcagatgtccttagtgtcaggacttagtcgcgaggccagcgcatctatgtggtagcttgagaggggttgggcggaatcgagagacgcaacacaagacagagatttagacagcttcgggccccgggaaacatcatccggtaatagccctacatgctgtttgtggctagatctcattatgctcatgagagagtcgccggtaagccggctctttgtgtctagccttagagattgtttcttgttgcttgtccctctttggggtgccctgcccctcattatataagttgaaggggcggttacatgactagtcctagtaggattaggattactcaaTTACAAGttgagtcctagtcttgctttctttgtaagggaatatttcttacgctttcctcttaagccggcccaccataacatgagccggccttctgggccttgggcctagtcttctgtctgacccgccgtcggggccatccatgagtcgtctggttcatgagctgtctgaccaatgagccgccagacccatgagtcgctagtcctccgccgggtcatcggtgaaatgccaagtccggccgggtcatacttccggccgggtcataccgcggggtatatccccgacattagcccccagtttaatttggatttatccatgttaaactgatcctgcaacataaacacaagaacaaatttgacaggttgtgctccgggttaaatattcttgtaagccggcacctgatcatccttaagtccttgacattttctcctggaatatccgggtcaataggccagcttcataatccatttgctgacattggctcttataaagaaatattatacgaaataatccatttgagtcggttTCCAAAACTCCGACTTAATAAACATCTTAGACTCAAGATTCATCTGATGATCCGCCAGTTTAAAGATGTAGAGGCTGGCTAGTTATAATTGCCAAAATTACCGTCTTGTAAATATTGATAACACCGGGTCATTATTATTGGTGACACCGGGTCATGCTTGTTGCaaacaccgggtcaatctggtctgctccaaactgagaatttgaagattttttcttccttatatgcatatcacctgtagcccccaagtcttaagaggagaacatagtgataacttaagacttgcttcaatataagtgttgcaaccttgaagaaaaccgggttattcatctcaatcattagtcataaactgaatattccatatatgtagcccccaagtgccgggttgtcatgcttgctgcaacctgggacttgtaattgccttattctcataaaaacttcaaccagtgtagcccccaagggccgggtcagtaagatattaccgagctgggactttgtatatgattcattgataataacaacatatgatgtaatctccaccatggggcttgaacccacgtccacaaggttaagagctttgtactctaccaattgagtagtggatctttcaatataatagATTAAGGCTTATGTACCctgaatttttgacaggagcaattggtagcccccaagggccggctcattacaatgtgatgagtcgggtcttcaataagttgagcaaaaaatgtctttacattagcccccaagtgccatggtgcatgctggcagtgacatgggacttgcatatttgatgtgatctcaatttAAATAACGTAGCCCCCAAgcgccgggtcgtaagcctgcagcgactcgggactattctttctattgtagaataaatcatatctattgataaaataatagccattgcgccaaagcaactttgaatacctcatctgctgataagtcaatccggagtttaaatacccggcggctcttggccgatggcgatttaatacgcctccattgtaagccagaatttgtacaacccgacagcttatagcctttgagaaaatcaagaattgataacccttttgagacacccaTTTCAATctatgatgatgggcttgaatttaatcatttatgtaagtcatagctctgtaaatcctgcagaaTTTAAACAACATATGCTCTGGCGACTTCAAAAACCAGGGCGAGTAACCATCCAattgtagtcttatcctgcacataattagatcacaagatcccttggcggtttaccgcagggcgggtcataatatctcacatataaccattgatgtgtaacaaggagtcagataagcctgttatgaatcataactttgaaacataactataataataatattatacctgtgatattgaattttcactgccagtttatgtgacctgtgcagtaagggtgataacccaatctttagaaatcaagagttttccaaatgtttatgattgtcatatgatggcgacttatcatccaaagtcaaaccgggttaaatagcaaccactcatatacactttagatatgatcaaaagagcttcaaataaaatccaaaaattgtttgcaaaaagagacttcaaattttttgaggcttctgattcgaatacgatcagaaaaccgtcccaaaggggttaagctaagattcgaatacgatcatatagcccccagtggctttggcgttgccgatcaagagggtaccgacagctatgttctctttggttcgaatacgacctatgtttgaacaggaagcccccaaatgaccttgagagttgtttaacgacgctgattcgaatacgaaccacgtcggttctcaaaaggggttgagctatgattcgaatacgatcaagaagccccctagtgagctcggcagtgtgccgatcaagagggtaccgacagctatgttctctttggttcgaatacgacctatgtttgaacaggaagccccctagtgatcatgagaatatttaacgactctgattcaaatacgatcagggtcacaccaaaagggttaagctaaattcgaatacgatcagctcccaatggtcattaaagcagggtacctatatttgagttgtgctttgtaacagactctttttggtccctttaatttttcctgagaactcgaactttgcgagagataaattctttttgaaccggaaattcttaaaccggatattgagagtttcaaagcttggtgatagacaaatttaccttgaaccgtatttggaaccggatttgagagcttcaaagctttgtggcagataaatttcccttgaaccggattttaaaccggatattaagagcttcagtgctttgtgggagatgaCAAGTCTCTTGATccggatctaaaccggaatccttctttttaagccggaaattttctgacggcctttaaactttttaccaatatggcggtagcctccgggaccgggttatttttccctccaatgacccggagttcttgaatgcattgaaaccgaccaatgctgccgagtcatatcattgtagcccccgagtctcaagacgactcgaggagttggctttgagattctccatattgaccatagcataaggtgtatatcattggtgttgatagcgcgatgttaatccacagaaggttgaggtgactgcggcgggttataaatgattccgtatgagccgtgtcagcgactcggccaatggttccttccaactggatgtttgaagttaaccaaactgtagtggcggcgacttgtgcacctacccattgagccatccagtgcagacagcggctgataatacatgataatttgcctccaatttgtcggaagaaaaccgggctacccaagcggtgacttgctcatactcaataatcagctcatgcagacaggtatggcccggtatgttgatgtagaccaggccgcgagagacggacggaaaAGACGACCGCATCATCAGAGGCGGCTCAGACAGATGAATCGGCCATGGTGTTCTAAGCcggcgcggacgggcgagtcaatcgcGGGCGTGATAAACCGCGCGGATGGGCGAGTCAACCACGTCGTGTTGAtgcagtgaacaattgtcctgatGTGTTTTTCGGACGAAGTGATTGCACAGCAATTTTACCAAATGATGGCCTTCACGTCCAAACATATAACCACGCCTCCATCCATTTTTTTAAGTAAGTCGTGCCCCCTTGGCGGGTTACAGAGGTGGAGGTAGCAGCTCAACCCACGCGTGTTGACATAGACCGGACCGTGTGTTCGTCGAGCAGTATGGCACAAACAATCATCAGTGCAGACTGATTTATTGTCCAATCGCGCGTAGTTGCGTCGTACTAGAGTCAGCTTCTGCGGGAGGCCGACGAGCCAGAGCAATGCTGGAGTCGGTGCACGGGAGACTTGGCGGCCTGGCCGTGTTGGAGACCTGGAGGCCGTGATCGGTAAACCGGCGAGGTAAAGCCAACGTGGACGTGAAAGTCAGGCGCGACGTTGTACGCCGatgcagttgtgggcgttgagcgCGGCACCGTAAGCCGGCGCAGCAATGTAGACGTTGGACGTGGTGCTGTAAGCCGACGTAAATGTGGACGTCGAGCGTGGCGTTTGTGAGCCGGCGTGAAACGGGGCAAACCGTCTTGGCCACAGAAAACAATAAATGTCCTGAACCTGCGTACGTAAGACTGCACAACGGATAATAAAATTCTTAATAGAATTAATTTGCAGAGCAATGATGTAGAAGAGATAGCACCTGATAATTTGCTCGAACGGTAGTTGTTTCAATGTCCGGAGTGCAGTCCGGCGATAAGTTGAGGACAGTATTACCATCAATTATGCGGCAGCAGGCGACTTGGCAATTCGAAGTACAGTAGCGGCTGAGGAAGGGTTGGAGTCGAGGACGACTCAGAACAGGCCGGCTTGGTGGCGAGTCAGCGAAGTGGGGACCGCCACGGCGGCTTGAAGCAAGGCGGCCGTGACCGGCCCGCAGAGGAGACAAGCAATGGCAGTACCCCACGGTGGCGAGGCCGTGCAGCAAGGGCGGCTCGAGGCGGAGCCTGTAGAGATCGGCAAGCCAAAGACGGGACAGTGCGTTGAGCCGGCAAGACGAAGACGAGTCCATGACCCTTGTCCTTCCCCGGTCGTGGCTTCCCTCTCCCCTTTTTTTTGTCCGTACTAATACTAATACCTTGGCACCATTGGTAGTTCCTCTTTTCCTTTTAAACCTGAATCCTGGACCCCGTAGAAAGTTCTCTGAATCCAAATCAATGTTGGGGGTTGCCTTTTATATTTAATCCTTCCTTGGAGTCCGTGCGTGTGTAGTGGTTGTACTAGTTGAGGGGTCTTTCACGTGGAATAACTTGGAAATCCATCAGGCTTTGGGTTTCAGGTTGATTAGCAGAAACTTTGACTCATGTAGATTGATCTGGCGATCTCACGTGGCCGCAAGCAGCTCTCTTAATCGCCGTTTGTACTGGCAGATGACACATGACGCCTGTCGGCCGTCTCTGATCACTTTGGATTTGGACGATAGTACGTGGAGCAGTAATGGTGACTCGCAGATCCCTCAAGTTTAGATTGACTTGGACAGGAATTGATGCACCTACTTCCGTCGACGGAACCTGCCAGCTTTAACAGTTCACACGAGGCGGTGGCGGTTTATCTTTAGTGAGACCGATTTCCTACCTGTCTCGGCGGCCTGGGGCGCGGCGTGATGCAACCCTAAACTTCCATGCTCAATTTTCTATACGCTGCCGCTGAAAAATTCTTTAATCTTGACTGATGAACTTCGTAGTTGACGTGAATTCTTCCATGCCGGCTCTTGCTGATCCGGCGGGTCATAGCTTCTCGATTCCTGaagagatcccttcaagaactcaacaccaccgtgcgccgcgccccacggtgggcgccaactgtcgtggttgtgtcacggcagatgtccttagtgtcaggacttcgtcgcgaggccagcgcatctatgtggtagcttgagaggggttgggcggaatcgagagacgcaacacaagacagggatttagacagcttcgggccccgggaaacatcatccggtaatagccctacatgctgtttgtggctagatctcattatgctcatgagagagtcgccggtaagccggctctttgtgtctagccctagagattgtttcttgttgcttgtccctctttggggtgccctgcccctcattatataagttgaaggggcgggttacatgactagtcctagtaggattaggattactcaattacaagtggagtcctagtcttgctttctttgtaagggaatattccttacgctttcctcttaagccggcccaccataacatgagccggccttctgggccttgggcctagtcttctgtctgacccgccgtcagggccatccatgagtcgtctggttcatgagctgtctgaccaatgagccgccagacccatgagtcgctagtcctccgccgggtcatcggtgaaatgccaagtccggccgggtcatacttccggccgggtcataccgcggggtatatccccgacacatATGGTGCTCTTAGTAGGGACAATCAACGGGGGAAGTTGTCGCAGTTTGTCGGGAAAAATTATATGGAATCATTTTCCATTACTCTCA
This genomic window contains:
- the LOC109755238 gene encoding ARF guanine-nucleotide exchange factor GNOM; translation: MGGLRAASPSPSSGAGSSGVAMACVVASEVATVLAVMRRNVRWAGVRYGGDDGGGAEEEHLDHPLIAGLKSLRRRAAAWGTRWPEADPLLCLRPFLDVVRSDETGAPITGSALSSLHKLLSLDLVAPGGGAAEAMGAVVEAVTGCRFEVTDPASEEAVLARVLQVLLACVRGRAAPALSNRHVCAIVTTCFRVVQQAGTKGELLQRVSRQTMQEVIRCVFARLADIEPTTIVNEQISKNQDLGAEELGNGKSDYVCLNSSGDEVGGGFGAVQDKDMMEPLGVPCMVEILQFLCSLLNIAEDMDVSQRMNGIDYDEDVPLFALGLINSAIELSASSIHRHPKLLAFVQDELFHNLMQFGLSMSPLILSTVCSTVFTLFYHLRQELKLQIEAFFSCVILRLAQGRYGASYQQQEVALEALVDFCRQKEFMAEMYANMDCDLQCSNVFEDLANLLSRSAFPVNSPLSALNVLALDGLVAVIQAIAERTDHAHQHHGQTVPEISEYFPFWQLKCEGSNDPDQWVRFVHQQKSIKRKLMVGVEHFNRDKKKGFEYLQGVHLLPEKLDPRSVALFFRYTPGLDKNLLGEYLGNHDEFSILVLHEFSKTFDFEDMNLDAALRLFLETFRLPGESQKIQRILEAFSERYYEQSPHMFVNRDAALVLSYSVIMLNTDQHNVRVKKKMTEEDFIRNNRRINGGNDLPREFLSELFYSICRNEIKTIPEQGAGCSEMSYSRWVDLMWKSKRTSVYIACDSYPFLDNDMFPIMAGPSVAAISVVFDNVEHEEILTGCIDGFLSVAKLAAFYHLDDVLNDLVVGLCKFTTLLNNSYVDDPVIAFGVDTKARMATEAVFTIATTYGDHIRSGWRNIVDCILRLHKIGLLPGRLTGDTGDDQESSSDSLPSKLGSYAVAPQALPINTPKKTYGLMGRFSQLLYLDAEEPRSQPTEEQLAAQRNALETVKKCQIGTIFTESKFLQADSLSNLARALIQAAGRPQRITSSLDDEGTAVFCLELLITVTLNNRDRIVLLWQGVYEHITHIVQSTVMPCNLVEKAVFGLLHICQRLLPYKENLVDDLLRSLQLILKLDARVADAYCENITLEVTRLVKANATHIKSQMGWRTIISLLCVTARHPDASDAGFEALVFIMSEGAHLSPANFIVSVEASRQFAESRLGSAERSIHALNLMADSVNCLTRWSREVKEAGGEADRILEGIAEMWLRLVQALRKVCTDQREEVRNHALLCLHRCLIVDGISVSSSAWLMSFDIIFQLLDELLEIAQSYSPKDFRNMEVSLLHAVKLLCKVFLQSLKDLSAQSSFSKLWLEVLDMIEKFMKVKLRGRRTEKLHEAIPELLKNILLVMKANGVLSKTSASEENTLWEATWLQVNKVAPSLQPEVFPDNESDSAAEGEQSKPESSAQEGQTAEQ